From one Bdellovibrionales bacterium CG10_big_fil_rev_8_21_14_0_10_45_34 genomic stretch:
- the truB gene encoding tRNA pseudouridine(55) synthase TruB, producing the protein MKSKRVEDVGPSGVLLVDKPIGLTSHDVVQRVRRVLNTRSVGHAGTLDPLASGLLVLLVGEGTKLSDYLLTGDKSYVFDVQLGLETTTFDMEGEVVKKTTVSANDIEKFRQKVEEFKGELDLKVPAYSAVKVNGKKLYELARAGQHTPDVVKRMIFKDVSFEEVEGQSGLIRVTLTCSKGSFVRSWAHEIGQAVGTGAAVVALRRVGSFPFEIGSTVKLADFESMKLQDGPQVLENGWIPLGRALPHWPQIRIRTDWIKRLRNGQIPFAVVPEIRDLIDRHFQSRMDIGVRMVEEDTGALVSIIQKGPKGGFQIKRVFNSSRTLTAPQVLN; encoded by the coding sequence ATGAAGAGTAAGCGAGTGGAAGATGTTGGCCCAAGCGGAGTTCTTTTGGTCGACAAACCAATAGGGCTGACGAGTCATGACGTGGTACAGAGGGTTCGTCGTGTTTTAAACACGAGGAGTGTTGGGCACGCCGGTACTTTAGATCCGCTTGCATCCGGTTTGTTGGTTTTACTTGTAGGCGAAGGGACAAAACTTTCTGATTACCTACTGACAGGTGACAAGTCCTACGTGTTTGACGTTCAACTAGGCCTTGAGACAACCACTTTCGACATGGAAGGGGAAGTAGTTAAAAAGACGACGGTTTCAGCGAATGACATCGAGAAGTTTCGCCAAAAAGTCGAAGAATTTAAAGGTGAACTTGATTTAAAGGTACCGGCATACTCTGCGGTCAAAGTTAACGGTAAGAAACTATATGAGCTAGCACGAGCAGGTCAGCACACACCCGATGTGGTTAAACGTATGATATTCAAAGATGTTTCCTTTGAAGAAGTTGAGGGTCAAAGCGGCCTCATAAGGGTCACTCTCACCTGCAGCAAAGGGAGCTTTGTAAGATCTTGGGCCCACGAGATAGGGCAAGCGGTTGGCACCGGAGCGGCTGTCGTGGCACTAAGAAGGGTGGGTAGCTTTCCGTTTGAAATTGGCTCGACAGTAAAACTGGCGGACTTTGAATCGATGAAGCTACAAGATGGGCCTCAGGTTCTCGAAAATGGCTGGATCCCTTTGGGTCGAGCCCTACCCCATTGGCCGCAAATACGGATTCGCACAGACTGGATAAAGAGACTTCGGAACGGGCAAATCCCGTTTGCTGTGGTGCCCGAGATTAGAGACCTGATTGATCGGCACTTTCAAAGCCGAATGGATATCGGAGTCAGGATGGTTGAAGAAGATACAGGAGCGCTGGTTTCGATCATTCAAAAGGGTCCAAAAGGCGGTTTTCAGATTAAGAGGGTTTTTAATAGCTCTCGGACGTTGACTGCCCCCCAAGTATTGAATTAA
- the rbfA gene encoding ribosome-binding factor A, whose protein sequence is MSSSKERPIRLTRVEARIREILSQVLIKDLRGRVRGFPSITVVRVSPDLNYARVFVSFLSEDAEEVKEALEVLTRLHSEFQRSLGRELKTKYTPKLQFEQDTTIADVFKLEEKLKAYSQSSAPEVRGTVEGEPVDSMLAGEGPEGDEENLESHQKGIHHEE, encoded by the coding sequence ATGAGTAGTTCAAAAGAAAGACCAATTCGACTCACCCGAGTAGAAGCTCGGATAAGAGAGATATTATCGCAGGTGTTGATCAAGGACTTGCGAGGCCGAGTTCGTGGCTTTCCGTCGATAACAGTAGTTCGCGTTTCTCCCGATTTGAATTATGCCAGAGTATTTGTGAGCTTCCTTTCTGAAGACGCTGAAGAAGTTAAAGAGGCACTTGAAGTTTTAACAAGGCTTCATTCAGAATTTCAAAGATCACTTGGCCGTGAGCTTAAGACAAAATACACTCCCAAACTTCAGTTCGAGCAAGATACGACTATTGCTGACGTCTTTAAGCTAGAAGAGAAACTAAAAGCCTATTCTCAGAGTTCAGCACCTGAGGTGCGAGGCACAGTAGAAGGCGAACCTGTTGATTCTATGCTTGCTGGCGAAGGGCCGGAAGGCGACGAAGAGAATTTAGAGTCGCACCAAAAAGGAATTCATCATGAAGAGTAA
- a CDS encoding translation initiation factor IF-2: MEQPKVFEFAKELGVQPLELLDKLKQWKIPVKSHMSSLDEDTMTLIRSKFDESSTKSKTTKKTVRKKVAKKTATVAKAKTPAGAAEKSKSTPVLARKKKVIRRKVAPSEAEALAEAEAKVQAEAAAAEKAAIVEQLEANALSLNLADVDVVSAEPALAPSEQPSENVPAPAAAQIFHEKLAEVPSPETPGPRPSVKREVIVKPEDRQAALERRPRGNIVGRMDLSRATPPPRGPRPGGGFAPRTSGPDRGAAGGGYRGSAGGPPGTQGQFRPPPRMGTSVGAGAPGAARGNIRPGFFSAPGFESPDARHRDDKKRKTGGRPGTDDDAARGLEEEVPGFSATEFRKREVVFQPKKKTNMLSRDALKTKITTPKASKMVVKVHGSIEVSELAKQLKSKLPQLTVALMKNGLTVKPSDVLDFETATLVASEFGYETENTFRSSADLIQEKLEGEKAHEKLVYRPPIVTVMGHVDHGKTSLLDAIRKADVAAKEAGGITQHIGAYHVTLEDGSIVTFIDTPGHEAFTAMRARGANVTDIAVIVVAADDGMMPQTTEAVNHAKAAGVPIIVAVNKMDKPGANPERVKQQLTELELVPEEWGGSNIFCEVSAIQKTGIKELLESIKLTAEILELKADPDASGSGAVIESRMDKGRGVVATLLVQNGTLRTGQAVVAGASYGRIKAMMDDRGKRVDSAPPGFPVEVLGLSVAPTAGDRFVASENEETARSIAEAKTDELQKAAQINKQGISLEDLFSKVQSGDVKELPVVLKTDMTGSAEAVKAQLEKLSTAEVKVKVIHTAVGGIKESDVLLASTAKGIILGFNVRPDGSAVTASKKEGVEIKSYSIIYELLEDVEKAMKGLLAPEIIEKPLGRAEVRSTFSVPKAGVIAGCLVQDGKVVRNALARLVRDGRIIYEGKIGSLRRFKDDAREVASGFECGVGIENFNDIKAGDVIEVFEKQEIARELR; the protein is encoded by the coding sequence GTGGAGCAACCAAAAGTTTTTGAGTTTGCAAAAGAACTAGGAGTTCAACCTCTTGAACTGCTTGATAAGTTAAAGCAGTGGAAAATTCCTGTAAAAAGTCATATGTCCTCACTCGATGAAGATACGATGACTCTTATACGCTCGAAGTTCGATGAGTCGAGCACTAAGAGTAAGACTACGAAAAAGACAGTGCGAAAGAAAGTTGCCAAGAAGACGGCAACAGTTGCAAAGGCAAAGACTCCGGCAGGTGCCGCAGAGAAGTCTAAGTCCACTCCCGTCCTGGCTCGCAAAAAGAAAGTAATCCGTCGAAAAGTAGCTCCCTCAGAGGCTGAGGCTCTAGCAGAAGCAGAAGCCAAGGTTCAGGCAGAAGCCGCCGCCGCCGAAAAGGCCGCCATTGTTGAGCAACTCGAAGCAAACGCCTTATCACTTAATTTGGCAGACGTAGATGTAGTGAGTGCAGAGCCAGCATTAGCCCCATCGGAGCAGCCGAGTGAGAATGTACCTGCTCCAGCTGCTGCCCAAATTTTTCATGAAAAATTGGCAGAAGTTCCTTCCCCTGAAACGCCAGGTCCAAGGCCATCCGTTAAAAGAGAAGTTATTGTAAAACCAGAAGATCGTCAGGCTGCCCTTGAGAGACGTCCGCGGGGAAACATAGTCGGACGCATGGATCTTTCAAGAGCCACACCACCCCCTCGAGGCCCTCGACCCGGTGGAGGATTTGCGCCTAGGACGTCAGGTCCTGATCGAGGAGCCGCCGGAGGAGGATACCGAGGTTCTGCTGGCGGGCCGCCGGGAACTCAGGGGCAGTTTCGCCCTCCGCCGAGGATGGGAACTTCCGTTGGCGCCGGAGCACCTGGAGCAGCAAGAGGAAATATTCGCCCAGGTTTTTTTTCGGCTCCTGGCTTTGAATCTCCGGATGCTCGTCATCGCGACGACAAAAAACGTAAGACGGGCGGACGGCCGGGCACCGACGACGATGCAGCACGCGGTCTTGAGGAAGAAGTACCCGGATTTTCGGCTACAGAGTTTCGAAAACGCGAAGTTGTATTTCAACCAAAAAAGAAAACAAACATGCTTTCTAGAGATGCGTTAAAAACGAAGATAACCACTCCGAAAGCCTCAAAGATGGTAGTTAAGGTTCATGGCAGCATAGAGGTTTCTGAGCTGGCCAAACAACTCAAGAGCAAGCTACCGCAACTGACAGTTGCTTTGATGAAAAACGGATTAACAGTCAAACCCAGTGACGTGCTTGATTTTGAAACGGCAACGCTTGTGGCATCAGAATTTGGCTATGAGACGGAAAATACATTTAGAAGTTCCGCGGATCTTATTCAGGAAAAGCTAGAGGGTGAAAAAGCTCATGAGAAGCTTGTATATAGACCTCCGATTGTTACTGTCATGGGGCACGTCGATCATGGCAAAACGTCTTTGCTAGATGCCATCCGCAAGGCCGATGTCGCTGCCAAAGAGGCCGGTGGCATAACACAGCACATAGGTGCCTATCATGTGACGCTTGAAGACGGATCGATAGTTACATTTATCGATACACCAGGCCACGAAGCATTTACTGCCATGAGGGCTCGCGGAGCAAACGTAACAGATATCGCTGTAATAGTCGTAGCAGCAGATGACGGAATGATGCCTCAGACAACTGAAGCAGTGAACCACGCTAAAGCGGCTGGCGTTCCCATTATTGTTGCTGTCAACAAAATGGACAAACCGGGTGCAAATCCAGAACGCGTGAAACAGCAGCTTACAGAGCTCGAACTTGTACCGGAGGAGTGGGGTGGCTCCAATATTTTCTGTGAAGTCTCCGCCATTCAGAAAACAGGGATAAAAGAACTTTTAGAGAGTATAAAGCTAACCGCTGAAATTCTTGAGCTGAAGGCTGACCCAGACGCATCAGGCAGTGGAGCTGTGATTGAAAGCCGTATGGATAAAGGCAGAGGCGTTGTAGCTACACTACTAGTTCAGAATGGAACTCTCAGGACAGGACAAGCTGTTGTAGCTGGTGCTTCTTATGGCCGTATCAAAGCTATGATGGACGACAGAGGCAAGCGTGTTGACTCAGCCCCACCTGGATTTCCCGTTGAAGTTTTGGGCCTGAGTGTTGCACCGACGGCAGGTGATCGATTTGTTGCTTCTGAAAATGAGGAAACAGCAAGATCAATTGCCGAAGCTAAGACCGACGAGCTCCAAAAAGCTGCGCAAATAAATAAGCAGGGTATTTCATTAGAAGATCTCTTTTCTAAAGTTCAAAGTGGCGATGTGAAAGAATTGCCGGTCGTACTAAAAACCGACATGACAGGTAGCGCTGAGGCGGTGAAAGCCCAGTTAGAGAAACTTTCTACTGCAGAAGTGAAGGTAAAAGTTATTCACACGGCAGTTGGCGGGATAAAAGAGTCCGATGTTCTGCTCGCGAGCACTGCCAAAGGCATTATCCTTGGTTTCAATGTTCGCCCTGATGGGTCTGCGGTAACGGCTTCAAAAAAAGAAGGAGTAGAAATAAAGTCCTACTCGATTATTTACGAACTTCTTGAAGACGTAGAGAAGGCGATGAAAGGCCTTCTGGCTCCTGAGATCATCGAAAAGCCGCTTGGACGTGCTGAAGTTCGAAGCACGTTTAGTGTACCGAAAGCTGGCGTTATCGCAGGTTGCTTAGTTCAAGACGGAAAAGTTGTGAGAAATGCTCTCGCTAGGCTCGTTAGAGATGGGCGTATTATTTACGAAGGAAAAATTGGTAGCCTTCGCCGGTTTAAAGACGATGCTCGTGAAGTTGCATCCGGATTTGAATGTGGTGTAGGCATCGAAAACTTTAACGACATTAAAGCGGGCGACGTCATCGAGGTTTTTGAAAAGCAAGAGATTGCTAGAGAGCTGAGATAA
- a CDS encoding transcription termination/antitermination protein NusA, whose translation MAADNVFSDLSRMIEQIGKDKGIDKQVIIDSIVQGMLLAARKKYGTYREITAEYNEESGEVELFEFKEVVKPEDFIDEEVEIKTNEAKLLDPDSQVGDHIGIKMDATDLGRIAVQTARQIITQKIRDAEREIIFEEFEARKGEIASGIARRVERGSIVVDLGRTEAYLPLREQIPGEVFKPGDRIQGYIADVRQSTRGPQIIMSRADERYLMKLFEIEVPEIHEGAIEIVSAAREPGSRAKIAVYSKDAAIDPVGACVGMKGSRVQNIVQELRGEKIDIVPWDEDVTRFACNALAPAEVSKVFIDDQTKEMEVVVPDTQLSLAIGRKGQNVRLAAKLTGWRIDILSESNLAQKTSEAIFNLMLIPGMSETLAQSIYQSGYGSFQSIAAARAEDIMLVPGFDDPERAGKLIKDCADLLAKYEAEGKEIPSAPIAQPSSAASEGRNSHDAKSLADQRLKEGLAELAKKSSGNGAAEEESDSSEPEAAGPGEGNDVALGGPEKAE comes from the coding sequence ATGGCAGCAGATAATGTGTTTTCTGATTTGAGCCGAATGATTGAACAAATAGGTAAAGACAAGGGTATAGATAAGCAGGTTATTATTGATTCCATCGTTCAAGGAATGCTATTAGCGGCTCGCAAAAAGTACGGAACGTACCGAGAGATCACCGCGGAATACAATGAAGAAAGCGGCGAGGTTGAGCTTTTCGAATTCAAAGAAGTTGTTAAGCCAGAAGATTTCATTGACGAAGAAGTCGAAATAAAAACAAACGAAGCTAAATTGCTCGATCCTGATTCTCAGGTTGGTGACCATATCGGTATAAAGATGGATGCCACCGACTTGGGCCGAATAGCAGTGCAAACGGCAAGACAAATTATCACACAAAAGATTAGAGATGCAGAAAGAGAAATTATCTTTGAAGAGTTTGAGGCTCGAAAGGGTGAGATTGCCTCTGGTATTGCTCGCCGAGTAGAAAGAGGCTCAATTGTTGTGGACCTTGGTAGAACCGAAGCGTATTTGCCTCTTCGTGAACAAATTCCAGGAGAAGTATTTAAGCCAGGTGACCGTATTCAAGGTTACATTGCTGATGTGAGGCAGTCGACTCGTGGACCGCAGATCATTATGTCTCGTGCGGATGAGCGCTATCTCATGAAACTATTTGAAATTGAAGTTCCAGAAATTCACGAGGGTGCTATTGAGATTGTCTCAGCAGCCCGCGAACCCGGTTCGCGAGCCAAGATTGCTGTTTATAGTAAGGACGCCGCGATAGATCCTGTCGGAGCCTGTGTGGGGATGAAAGGAAGCCGCGTTCAGAATATTGTGCAAGAGCTACGCGGCGAAAAAATCGACATTGTTCCTTGGGATGAAGACGTCACGCGATTTGCCTGCAATGCGCTGGCACCAGCGGAAGTCTCGAAAGTATTTATTGATGATCAAACAAAAGAGATGGAGGTTGTCGTTCCAGACACTCAGCTCAGCTTGGCAATCGGTAGAAAAGGGCAGAATGTTCGCCTTGCCGCTAAACTGACCGGATGGAGAATCGATATACTGTCAGAGAGCAATCTGGCCCAAAAGACATCCGAAGCCATCTTCAATCTTATGCTAATACCGGGCATGTCAGAAACTTTAGCACAGAGCATTTATCAGTCGGGCTACGGCTCCTTCCAGAGTATTGCTGCTGCTCGCGCAGAAGATATAATGTTGGTGCCCGGCTTTGATGATCCAGAGAGAGCCGGTAAATTGATTAAGGATTGTGCGGACCTTTTGGCGAAGTATGAAGCAGAAGGAAAAGAGATCCCTAGCGCGCCCATTGCTCAGCCTTCAAGCGCTGCATCTGAGGGCCGGAACTCTCATGATGCCAAATCTCTTGCTGATCAACGTTTAAAAGAAGGATTGGCAGAACTTGCGAAAAAGTCGTCTGGTAATGGAGCTGCCGAAGAAGAAAGTGACTCTTCAGAGCCCGAAGCGGCGGGTCCTGGCGAAGGCAACGATGTCGCATTGGGCGGTCCAGAAAAAGCGGAATAG
- a CDS encoding ribosome maturation factor RimP, whose translation MDQRLNEVVMGVCEQHSCRLYDLEVISGSRGKGRSLRIYIDKPGETVGLDDCALISNSLSVLLDAEDLMPGGEYTLEVSSPGLERKLREPWHFEQVVGSKVEVTLIEPVEGDNPGINEKLTAGRLKYTGNLLSVEAGGLSVLLDEGIKITLPFVKVKRGKRLFETSKAPKKQK comes from the coding sequence TTGGATCAACGATTAAATGAAGTTGTAATGGGAGTGTGCGAACAGCATAGCTGCCGCCTTTATGACTTAGAGGTAATTTCTGGATCCCGCGGAAAAGGGCGAAGTTTAAGAATCTATATTGATAAACCGGGTGAAACTGTCGGACTTGATGACTGTGCGCTGATCTCGAACAGCTTAAGTGTACTTCTTGATGCGGAAGATCTGATGCCTGGCGGAGAATACACGTTAGAAGTTTCTTCTCCGGGGCTGGAAAGAAAACTGCGTGAGCCGTGGCATTTCGAGCAAGTAGTGGGGTCGAAAGTAGAAGTGACACTGATTGAGCCCGTGGAAGGCGATAATCCTGGGATAAATGAGAAGCTCACAGCGGGAAGGCTTAAATACACGGGTAACTTGCTGTCGGTTGAGGCGGGTGGGCTTTCTGTTCTACTTGACGAAGGCATCAAAATTACATTGCCCTTTGTAAAAGTGAAGCGCGGCAAACGGTTATTTGAAACGAGCAAAGCTCCTAAGAAGCAGAAATAG